The region TTCTTTCCCATCCTAAAGAGCAGTTCCACGGTCTTTCACCTCGCAGCCTCTGCGCAGCTTCCCAGCTGTGGGGTTTCTTGGTGCGggaccagcagctgctgcgttCCTGGGACAGGATGTCCCAGGGAGCTGTGGCGGGTGTCAAACGGCCGTTCTCCATTGCAGGCATCTCCGTCAGCAGCCTGAGCGACAACTTGTTTGTGCTGCACGTGCACTGCGAGGATAACAAACAGAAGGTAGCGGGGCTCCTCCTTTGGTTCTCCAGCCACCTCtacaaaattaactttaaaGGCACAAAGAACAGAAGATCCAgctgggggagggggtggggaaCAAGACATGGTGACATTTATGTGACAAACTTTGTGCCAGCTCTAAGGAGCATTTCACTTAAATGTACTTGTGCTCATGGATGGGGGTCACCAGTGCCTTGTTCACCAAGAGTCCTGGGGCTGTCCCTTATCCCCATTACTGATCCCTTGTGCTGACCTATGGAGATAGTTCTGTCCCTGTTAATTACAACATAATCACTTTTCAGTAAACAGACACCGTAAAGCCACAAATCATAACCCAGGGTGTCTTTTCTGTTGCAGGGAGATGTTGTACTTCAAAGTGACCACGTGATCGAGACGCTCACAAAAACAGCCATGCAGGCAGATAAAGTCAATAATGTCAACATCAACCAGGGCAGGTGAGCGATGCCAAGTCCCTCTCAGGGACTTGCGTTGGTTCTCTTCTTCAGAAACAACTATAAGACATCAAAATGTACCTAATACATCTTAACTAAGGCTCAGTTTCCTTGAACAAGCAGATTATTGCAGCTGCCCATCAATACAAAGCAGCTGTTTGCACAGGGAAAGGGTAAGACAAAGTGAGTGGAGAGGCCACATGCTCATCCCATCTGTTCTTACCTTTTCTCTTCACAGCATAAAATTTACAGTTGGGCAAGGCAAAGAAGGTATAATTGACTTTATATCGGGATCAGAACTGCTTATAGCTAAAGCCAAGAACGGCCATCTAACAGTGGTGAGTACAGGCCGAGGTGGGTGAGGAACAGTAGTTCACTTACAGGGGATCCAGACGCAGCTTTTGGCATTAACGCGGGTTTGCAGAGGGACACActgccagggctgtgctgcgCTGCCCGGGTGTGCCGGCCTGTTCCCCAGTTGTTGCCGCACATCATACATCTCTCCCTGCAGCCTCCAGACCGCCAGGCTTACTGAAACTCATCAAGTGACTGTCCTGTCAGTCACTtatctttttcctccccagggTTCAGGCTTTAATTCTATACCCTGTTGCATATCAAACTGTAGAATTTAAAgacacaggaaacaaaaaagaaaagaaaaaaaatactactccCTTCTCTGCTTGTTTGTAACCTTCCTGCTGGTCAGATCTAGCCGTGCAACTGATTTTTGCATTGTCAGATTAAAGGttgttcagaaataaatccagAGCATGCTCAggctacacacacacaccttccAGCAGAGCCAGAACAAGCTCCTGTCCTACCGCAGGCTGAATCCAAACAGCCACCCGTTTCCACCATGCTCTTCACAGAACAGTCCATCCACAAAAAGCCCCGAGTGCCAACAGGCGTCCGTGCTCTATGGAACGGCTACAGGCTGCACGCAGGAAGAGAGGTTCCATTTCCATAAGCGTGCTGAAACGAGGAGCACGCTGTTTTATTTGCTACCACATCGCAGCAAATCAAATAACTGGCTAGTTTCAGAGCTTAATTCCACAAGCCTGGCTTTGGTGCACATTAAACATGTTTAGGAGCTAAAACTGTTGCAGCACCTTTGTTTTCAATACGTTTTCTAGCTtgtctttcttctcctgcaggttGCTCCTCGTTTGAATTCTCGATGATAAACGTGCCACCACTACAGGACCTTTTCCTCCATCAGTCTGACTGCACCCTATAAAATTGGCTGGACATTGTTCCCAGCAAAAGTCCCCCCTCCTTCCTCGCTTTGCTCATTTTGTTTATTGTTACCAAAGACCTgcactttcagaaaaaaaaaaacacaaaatacatctTTGCTTTCTTGTCTTAATACGAAGTTCCAAAAGAGAGGCCTTCTCTTCCTTACCTTAGTGGCAAACGCAGGGTCCAGCGCAGTGTCTGTGGAACCGTGGCCATGGAGCGGATTCAGCCGGGCTTTGAGGGAGAGGCAGCTTTGACTCTACAAGGAGTTTAAGCCTTGATGGAAATGACCAAAATTTGTGCTTGTCGTCATCAAAAAACACAAGCGGAAAATAAGTAACTCTGCTGCTTTGTCAGCCAAATCAATGAAATGCCAAACTTTATATTTAGAAAGAATGTTTTATGAAGAATTCTGCTCTGAGATGTTTTGATGCTTTTGTGTTACAATATATTAAAGCCATATTGTGTAAATGAGTAAAACCCTGTAAATACTTTATACGTGAGTATAAGAGATGCACTACAAGACTTATGGAAACTTATGTTTTTAGATTTGGAATTATTGTTGGTTTTAGTTTATGATTATAAGGTAATAATCTGAGAAACCCATCATGTAACTTCTTCACTGATCTGGATCCAGAGACTCAGCGCTTTTTGTTTAAGTCACCTATCCCATTTCTTGCTCTATAGCAATATTTTTATACCATAGTAACTTTTTCACATCCACACAGGCAGTAATACAAACCACAGATGTTACCACTTCTCTGTGCCGCTTTAGTCCTTGGCCACATGAGCTTTCCCTGCCACCTTGAACCCCAGAGtcaccaccccccccccacccagctccttcagaaaAAGTCGCTTTCCATCCTCTTACATTTTCAGAGATAACTGGAAGTTTGAGTGCCCACAGTAAAGCTCCACCAGGTTTATATCCTTGCCTCTCCAAACTGCCTTAAAGGGGAAGAGACGGCTCCTTCAGCACTGCTGGGGCTACTGGCTCCAGCCAGGGAAGCACCTTCCTGAGCTGTGTCACTGCACCGTCTAACCCGCGCTGAAGGGACACGCGTTGGGAACGCTGGCCGGCCCCAGGCTGCGGCACAGAGGTTAAAACTAAGCACCTTCGTCTAACAAAGAACTCAAATGGCTACAGAGTGGACAGCTACGTGTCAAATACCTGCTGACAGCAAATCACAGCAACAGCTTCCAAGTTCCAGACCTCAAACGGTGCTTTTTGCACTCTACTTGCCTTAGAAATCCTTCCCAACACAGTAACAACAGTTACAGCAAGCCCTGAATAAAATATAACCAAACATGTTGCCACTCATACGCGATCGGCTCGGTCTCCTACTTTTTGGTTTCTGACATGATGCAGTTATCAAACACTGCCCAGCCCAGAATGCTCTATACACTGTAGTACATACACACGTACCACTGTATATGCTAGAGTGTATATACTAGACAATGCTGTATACGCTATTATATAACCTCTTCAAGACTATGCTAAATAAatttttacaaaaagaaaaccaaaaccactttGTCTGTTGTAGAAACCATTTCaatcacattttttaattttttgagagggaggctggttttgattttgtttcctcACTTGTCAGCCCCACTGAACCTCTTTGGTTGTTGGGCCTGATCCATCTACACGGGGCAGCCCTGCTACCACCTACTGCAGGGAGGGGGTTATTCCGAAAAGGGTGGACACTGAAATAACAAAGGGAAAGATGGAATAAGTGGTGTGGAAGAGCTGCTGACCCCTCCTGATGCAAAGCAGATTGTGTTTGAGGAGGCCGGTCCCACAGCTACACTACTTACACATAAGACTGGGTTCTTTCTTTATCTCATGTCTGAAGAACAATGCTGCtactcctctctctctctccccctccatATGTTCCTATTACAAGCAACAAAGGAAAGTTATTCTTGCTGGAATAactaaaatagaaaagaaagtcaTAGTAATATTTGGCATTTTTAAtttaggtttgttttatttaagtttAATGTTAATTCCATGCTGTGTTTCAGTAAGAACAATACAGATTCTGTATCTGTGGCTCCAGTCAGATATCCAGTAGTACAAATTAGCTTCAAGTTACACATACTGAACAAAAGAGGTTGAGCGAGCGAAGGGAgatggggaaaggggagggagaaagaaaaaatattgaacaCGCATGCAGGCTTATCAATGCCACCTTCAATGCTAACCTGCTTGGAGGAAAAGTAAAGAACAGGCAAGAATGAGCAGCCACGGATTGTTGAACTGTTACCAGCACCATGATTTTCAGCAACATTTCAGCAGTTTGGAAACTTCTGTTTTTATACAGTAAAACCACTACAATATATGTCCCAATACAACCTGTAACTTCAAGCTAAACACCCAATTAAGTTTAAACATTGGTATAAAATTCCGTTTAAACagttataaaaaaaagaaaaacgcCACCACATGCGTGCTACCCCGCCATAGCAAATCTCTCCCCTACGAATCTAACGGCCTTCGGGTGGAACATCCACTTCCAGTGGCGACCTCGCCACATCTGGCAGGAGACAATACAGTAATGCTGAACGAGCTTTTACGCAGTCCTGTTAGTGTCTTAAAGAACCTAAAAGCTGGCACCAGTAAAATCCACAGAAATTCACTCTTGCCTTTAAGAACTTTTaaactgtgtaaaaaaaaaaaaataaaaataaagaaacccaACAGGGCAGGAACCTAAATTCTGAGACCCAATGTAAAAGTCAGATTTGGTGGTTCTCAGAGTGACACTGAGGGTTTttgtggggaaggggaagggtgGTCAGAGATGGGTTCTCTTGTTGGCCTTTGTGTCTCACTGGTTTTCATCTTCCACATCCTGCAGCGCTTCTTTATTCTGTTCTTCACCTATGAAAGTGTTCAGAAGTAAGGAAGATGTTAACTTTTAGGAACGAGACCTGCAGAATGGCTTAACAAGCGTCTAGAGATTAATAGTTTCATGCAAGTACAGACGCTCACTCGCACGCTTGCATACGTAACACACACAGACTCAAACCAGCCAGTTCTGGAGTGAAGCGTTTCCATGGAAATTAAGCCTTATAATCACCTCATCGTATTTCATACAGAACTGTAGCACAGGCTATTAGAAGACGTAaggacaaacaaaaccacccttTCTGAAAAACTGAGACTTTGTGTGTGATTGATGAGTCCTGTTGATCAAGAGAGAAACAGCCAAGACAAACCCCATCAGAATGGCTGTAGATCAACATCCTTCTACCAGAATATACCTTCCCGAAACCTCTGCTCTACTCCAGACAGCACTGACATCTACTCACTAACTACAGAACTGAGACCAAAATAGCTTTTATAAAGTAACCGTGATGGCAGGTTATTATTAAAGGTACCAAAAGTACAAAAAACCATCCCTACTTCAAGCCCAACATGACAAGAAACCCCTGGCTTGAggttattaaaggaaaatattttgtggacATTCACTTCTCTTGAAAAACAGCCGGTTTGGTCCTGTTCAACCCGGCTGCGACAGCCAGTAAAATGAAGCCTATATGCCTGTAAAGAATCCTGGAGTAGGGTGAGGTGCATGCAATGCCCTCTGCAGCGATTGCAAATGCACCAGGAAAAAGTTGAACATACTTCGGGTAGTGCCACGACATGTGCATGATTAAATTTAACTGATaagacaaactgaaaaatatttgctttacaaTTAACCGTGTGAAATGGTTCTCTCTTCAAGGGTGATAAACAAAAAatagccattaaaaaaaattaatctgcaGTAAAATCCAATCAAATGAGACTAATGACTTCCAGCACATAATCAGAATGCCTGCGCAGAGCACGTCCAGATTCAGAATTATCACCAGGTACCAGGCAAGGTAGATTTTGCAAGAGGTGGACTAGGAACACAAGACATTCAACACCAACAAAATTTACATTTATAATTATGCAACAGATCATTTAAGATGAGAAAGCAGAGGCCCTAACCAGGAAGACGATTAAAAGAAGATCTGAGCATGCTCTAGCCAATGCACTTAGGCAAATAATCCTGTATCAGGCAACAGGGAAAGTACTTTTCATGCCCAAATTCTTAACATCCATCCAGGTATGCAGCTCAATTCCCAAACACGTAAGTTACTTTGGATCTTAGTGAAGCAGTTTGGACCTGGGGAGGGGTGACAGGTCACACATTGGCAGAACATGGCTTAGCCCTGGAACGGAGTCAAAGATACGAGCAATTTATCAGCAGCGAGAGTGACAGAGGCAAGCACGATTAGTGATCGGAAGAAAACTGATGCCAAAAAGTTCACTGAGCCATGACGAAGACTTACAAAGTAGTTTTTAGGAAATGAACAGTTGGACTTTCCTTTAGGAATCTATACAgcaggaaagaaggggaaaacagGAATATGAAGATGACATTACAAGTGTGAAAATAAACTAAACAGCTCGTCTATGACATGGTTAGAAGGTACAGTAATGAGATGGGAGAGTGTGGCAGCTGAGTAACACCTGACAGCTCTGCAAGCAACACATGGCCCCTTGCAAGAGACTGGAGCGCTAGAACAGAGGGTAACCCAGGAGCCAAGACCCAGCACATTTACAGTTTTCCCTGTTCCATCAAAAGCCTGGAGAAATAGGGGTAAAACGTGACCTGCAACGTTCAACACTCACGATCTACGCAAATAGCTATCAAGTAATAATGCTTTTAAACAATCCCATCAATCCTACACAAAAAACAAGTAGTCAGTAAAAAGTTCACAGATTCTACAACTGCTTTCAAACGGACCCCACACCACTAAAGTATCCTGCAGTAAAGCTGGGTGACTATTACCACGCTTCAGCTAACATCTTACAAAAAAAGTAAGATGTTTATCTATTTGAAGTTAAGCAGCATTGTTGTTTCAAGGCTTTATAAGTTTAAGTACCTAACAGACTTCAAACAggtctttttcttccctccaagttaaaagtaaaaaagtcAGCTCTTCCCACTCTCAAGTACaatttttgcagaagaaaatacaagttTAATCTAATTAAAGCGTGTGTTTAATTCACTATGAATAATCAGTGGAACAGAAGGCCTAACTCAACCTAAACAAGTAAATTTATACTTAGCATTGTATGTGAAAGTGTAAGAGAAAACAGaatgccaaaaaaacccctattctcatatatttaaataactaTCAGATGTTAGCAAACAGAAACAATCAACGTCCCACCCACCAGTACTGTCAGGGGATAGAGTTGGTATTTGCTCTGGCAACAGCCACAAACCAGCATTTTTAGGAGTACTGAAGAAAGTACCTAAAACATTTCCAATAGCAAATTAGACTTCCCAAAActgttttttgattttttttcctttcccagtaACAAAGTGTTTTACAAaatcccttttcctcttctcatcATAGTCAATTCTTCTTAAGAAGAGTAAAACAAAGTGCTGTAAGGTGATGAATGACACCACAGATGAATATGATGAGCcgtaagaaagaaaagctgaattaaaTGAAGTCACTGCTTCTAAAATAATCACAGATGACTAAACAGccaggtggggagaaaaaagtGTTACTAATTCCACACCTCCTGGCAGGTAGTGTCATCCCATCAACTTATCCAGTGTTAAGAAAGGACAGAAGTTCGGAAAGGTCTATTAtcaggaaagaagtaaaacaccAAACCAATACGTATTTCCACATTCTGTCTTTTGGGCAGAGATTGGGGACAGCGGCATTTTAGAGCAGAGTTTACTCACCATCACCCTGCATGTCTGAAGTCCATAGTGTCAGATTATCACGTAACAACTGCATGATAAGTGTAGAGTCCTTATAGCTTTCTTCACTCAGTGTATCCAGTTCTGCAATAGCATCATCGAAAGCTGCTTTTGCCAACCTAGAAGCACAGAATAAATCAGATTTAACATGTTGCTAAACAGAATCCAAAAGCACGCAGGTTAAGCCTGTGCCTCTCAACACCCATCTTCTTGTCTGGCTACATGACACCCACAGCATCTGTAACAAGGTTTCGTATTATTTACCAGCATTTAGACTTCCCCATCTTCCCAGCTACTACCTACCTGCAGGCACGATCAGGAGAATTAAGAATTTCATAGTAGAATACAGAGAAGTTGAGCGCAAGTCCTAAGCGGATGGGATGTGTTGGTGGGAGTTCTGTCATTGCAATATCACTAGCAGCTTTATAAGCCACCAAGCTGTTCTCTGCAGCCTCCTTCCTGTCATTGCCTGTGGCAAACTCAGCCAGATACCTATGGTAGTCCCCCTTCCTGGAAACAGAAACAGGAACAAGTCAGTAGTCCTTACTGCCAACCAGCCACTAAATTAACAGCTGAATTCTGAAACTGTTTGTATATTCACATAAAGGACATTGCTGCTGAATTATACTGTCTAGACAACAGTGCATTAGTACTTGAGTGAATTTTAAACCATCAGACAGGAAAACCAGTTTGGCCTcacttactttctttcattagTACACGAAATCATAGCATCTGCCTTCTTCATTACCAAACTGTGTCCCTGTACAACTGCATCTCATCCAAACTAGGCAAGACTTTGATCTGAAGGACAGAGATAATTCAACTACAGGGGAAAACACACTGATCATTTCGAGATTTAAACTACGCTTCATGCAGACTAGTGACTGCAGCAACGTGCTCCAAAGGCCAAGTTTCATATGGTACTGCAATTGTGAAGTTGACACTACATGAGTTATCCATCTActgaattttctcttctttatgaAGAATATACAGCTCATGCAAGAAAACACTTAAGCAGGGACATAATCTCTGTAGTGTTAGcacaattaaagaaaatggtTCTTCCTTACATCTAAGAGCTACACAACAGCTTACATTAAGTTCTCATGACCTTATTCCAAAAAAACATCTATCCCAAAGCACACTATTAGAACACTAACACCTCAAAAGTAGCCAAAAAGGGATGTTGGTTAGACATGACTAAACTGCCCTCTTTCTAGAAGTTACTGTGGTTGAGTGGGCAGAAAACACGTGTACAGCTACTTTATTTCTGTATCTAATTCAGGTAGAGTATGGGGTTCTTCTCTCACAAGGAGATACTTACATTTTGTAATAGAAAACCTTGGACTCGCCAGTGTTAGCTGCTGGAATGAGGTGTTTGTCCAGTACATCCAGAATGTCACAACAGATTAACTTCAGTTCAGTCTcaacctatttaaaaaaaaaaaaaaaaaaaagatgaggttAGCACGTAAGGCTAAGAgttatttcaaaaatatcaaACAGACAACATCATAAAAATCCAAGTGGGGtaggacagaagaaaaactacaaaaaattCAGCTGCTCCACAGATGCATTAAGCAAAACACTTTGGCGTAGTTAGCTGGCACACAGAAGAGGCAAGGAGCGACATATGATGAAAGGCATGACTCCCTGGAAGACATCTCGCTAGACAGTTGCATTAAGTCTGTCTCAGGACATAATTCCTTACTGCAAGGTTTGCACAACTCCTAATTCCTTACGTTTTTGATCTGGGAAGGCAATGGCCAAGGGGACAATTTTCAGGTAATTAATACAAATCAGCTAAACTCCATTCCACCCCAGAGCTAAATGATACCTTAAGAATAAGTTTCTAGTGACGACTTGGGAGGCAAAGGTCTCACATTTAGAGCTTTAAGACAAATTATGGAGCATCAAAGAGAATAATGATGTGCCACACTGACAAAATGTCAGATACAAGAGGAAAAACTCCAGAAGATACAAACTTCAGAAgcaggcaaaaaagcaaagcactgcAAGTCAGAGAAATAGCAGAAATCATCAATACTAACAGGGAGATCTGTGGCCAAGGAAAAATCTATATATAAAGCcttattaaaaaagcaaatactgGATTTTTAATAGCCAACGTTGAAAATATGGTCACatcacctttattttttctgatttagaatacaaggcaaggcctATGAGCTTCAGTTTTACCACAGAAGTTTGATACCTGAAAGCAAAAAACTAATAATACccaaaaaaggtaaaaagtctCTTTTGACATCAATATTGGACTTTCCATGTCATTCCCAGGAGAAGCGGTTGGTTCAGCGCAGAGAGGAGCCTGTTGCTGCTCTTTCATGATTTCTGCAGTAACTgtcacagctgcagctgaggACAACTCTGGCTCAAGCTATTTGTATAACTCTAAAGTAAACGTTTTCAAGCAAAGGTATCAACATCAGTTACAAGAAACTACCAGTAGCTGCATGTCTTGAACCACAAGAGCAGCCCCACTCAATCCACTATCCCTTCCTATCCTCCCACCCAtgcagcttttttccttctttctttaagcATTTTTATTGCCATGTAATATCATCAGATAGCCCACAAACTATTAGGGTTTTAACCACAACACCTATCCTTCAAAAGCTGTTATGGatctgaaataaatataaagctGGCACACAGATACGCATACCAATTTGTACAGAATGATTTAAGAGATTTGCAGAAGTTCCTTTAGAGAAAATGATCTACAGCAAATTTCAAACTTTCACGTACAATGTCAGTATGCCCTAACATTCAGAAGAAGGGTTAGATGCTATACTTAAAGTTACGCGACAAATGTGTAAGGAAGTTGCTGAAATGCGGTCACTTGTGAAGAATCTACTTCCTATATTCTTGGGCTACAAAAGCTATAAAACCTTTGGCCAGCAGTCAGTTCCTGCAAACTTCTTTCCTCTTGATCCTCTTTTTCAACGACTTCTTTTGCAGAGAGATCTTcagcaaaactgcaaagaattAAATCAATTTCTAATCCTCTTTTGTTAAAGAACCATACATGTACAAACTTCTAATTCATCTCAGACAGACCTTGGTCAGCTTTGCTTAGAGTATGAGTCCCACAAGCTACTGGAGATCAACTGCTGTCCAGGGCAAAGTAAATGTCCCAACCAAGCTTAGTTTAAAAAGGTTTAATACAAATTGAGTTGattaagagcaaaacaaaacaacccacaacaaAAGCCTAACAGATCTTTTATGAAAAGGATGTTTTCTAGACAGAGTAGCTCATTGatttctgcaaagcagcaaaCCAGCACAAGAGCCCACACTAAACCCATTCAGAGCACTCGGAAAAAGCAGGTTTAGGGTCTATGACCATTCCAGTTCCAAATATGACATTGGGTACTACAGACTCTGAGCAGCAAGGAAAGACTTCTCATCCTGATAGGTACATACAAGCCCCTACAATCCACCCTGCCTCTATTTTAGCAGTAGTGCTGGCTTAATCAGACTTCAGACTGTGTTCTTAGCTCTGCAGATACAAAAGCTCATAAGCCACCCTGTGATCTAAATAAGGAAACTTATTAGAAGCAACCAGGGGAAGAGTAACCTGTACTAGTTCTTTGACCTGTTTTAATATGCAGCCCCCAAAATAACTGCACCTCACAACTGAGATGCAACATGAAACTAGAACGATAGGAAACCATTACTAAAGCCTGTAACGCacct is a window of Columba livia isolate bColLiv1 breed racing homer chromosome 20, bColLiv1.pat.W.v2, whole genome shotgun sequence DNA encoding:
- the YWHAE gene encoding 14-3-3 protein epsilon isoform X1, whose amino-acid sequence is MDDREDLVYQAKLAEQAERYDEMVESMKKVAGMDVELTVEERNLLSVAYKNVIGARRASWRIISSIEQKEENKGGEDKLKMIREYRQMVETELKLICCDILDVLDKHLIPAANTGESKVFYYKMKGDYHRYLAEFATGNDRKEAAENSLVAYKAASDIAMTELPPTHPIRLGLALNFSVFYYEILNSPDRACRLAKAAFDDAIAELDTLSEESYKDSTLIMQLLRDNLTLWTSDMQGDGEEQNKEALQDVEDENQ
- the YWHAE gene encoding 14-3-3 protein epsilon isoform X2, which codes for MPLGNPEMVESMKKVAGMDVELTVEERNLLSVAYKNVIGARRASWRIISSIEQKEENKGGEDKLKMIREYRQMVETELKLICCDILDVLDKHLIPAANTGESKVFYYKMKGDYHRYLAEFATGNDRKEAAENSLVAYKAASDIAMTELPPTHPIRLGLALNFSVFYYEILNSPDRACRLAKAAFDDAIAELDTLSEESYKDSTLIMQLLRDNLTLWTSDMQGDGEEQNKEALQDVEDENQ
- the YWHAE gene encoding 14-3-3 protein epsilon isoform X3, whose amino-acid sequence is MDDREDLVYQAKLAEQAERYDEMVESMKKVAGMDVELTVEERNLLSVAYKNVIGARRASWRIISSIEQKEENKGGEDKLKMIREYRQMVETELKLICCDILDVLDKHLIPAANTGESKVFYYKMKGDYHRYLAEFATGNDRKEAAENSLVAYKAASDIAMTELPPTHPIRLGLALNFSVFYYEILNSPDRACRLAKAAFDDAIAELDTLSEESYKDSTLIMQLLRDNLTLWTSDMQGDDS